From one Anticarsia gemmatalis isolate Benzon Research Colony breed Stoneville strain chromosome 20, ilAntGemm2 primary, whole genome shotgun sequence genomic stretch:
- the LOC142981365 gene encoding uncharacterized protein LOC142981365: MSIFNPVQLIDEIKKRPGLYNANHPADREEKLALWKEIGSVIYHDWDNYNKATAYDRVLQLQRKWRSLRDAYNRELRARRSGIRINRRVYRYFKRMSFLGGFEGSLSEDDEIEDDLILEAVNPDDDPTIEAATVKVKKVKRKKRKRPSSDGDQPPEELEMPMFPVEIAESETDSDRLFLLSFLPEMRQLPINIKMWVRAQIANVMQEAVSCHYNNTRPGTSTSDKNILDIKRQRQDSTE; this comes from the exons ATGTCAATCTTTAATCCAGTTCAattgattgatgaaataaaaaaacggcCGGGCTTGTACAACGCTAATCACCCCGCCGATCGGGAGGAGAAATTGGCGTTGTGGAAGGAGATAGGATCAGTTATTTACCACGATTGGGATAATTACAACAAGGCAACGGCTTACGACAGAG TTCTACAGTTACAAAGAAAATGGCGGTCGCTGAGGGACGCGTACAACCGGGagctgcgcgcgcgccgctcgGGCATCAGAATCAATAGACGAGTGTACCGGTACTTCAAGCGGATGAGCTTCCTTGGGGGGTTCGAAGGCAGCCTCAGTGAGGATGA TGAAATCGAAGACGACCTAATATTGGAAGCGGTGAACCCAGACGATGATCCAACCATAGAAGCAGCTACGGTCAAAGTAAAAAAGGTTAAAAGGAAAAAGAGGAAACGTCCTTCGAGCGACGGAGACCAGCCACCTGAAGAACTGGAGATGCCCATGTTCCCTGTAGAAATAGCTGAAAGCGAGACTGACAGTGACAGGCTATTTCTATTATCTTTCCTTCCTGAGATGAGGCAGCTTccgattaatattaaaatgtgggTGAGAGCTCAAATAGCTAATGTGATGCAAGAAGCTGTGTCGTGCCATTACAATAACACAAGACCCGGCACTTCGACATCTGACAAAAACATCCTAGACATTAAAAGACAAAGGCAGGATAGTACGGAATAG
- the LOC142981801 gene encoding uncharacterized protein LOC142981801, with amino-acid sequence MLPDRAHATHRRRLGAAGSLRPRCVTPRRPSVPTGGRALCRTTIATFSSVLPAMSSYCLDVEMFISEVKKYPEIWDVNSEEYRFKSKKQQAWAEIAKLFITDFDHLPEKEKLDVYRKLNGKWRNIRDSFVRHMKRKYGKKGYIYARHLEFLRIIYKEKQNSQSGSDMEGDNDNEEHSDDDDENKLKAIGFKSRKLDILNEASFWESDADESPSTIENLKRKRCAKQENDIEYVDTPFPDPNGTGAGFTSTIEDEDRSFFESLLPAVREFNMDQKLEFRTEVLCLIKGIRSKTSRRHYIKLDPVTGNFD; translated from the exons ATGTTGCCAGACCGTGCACACGCGACGCATCGACGCCGCCTCGGCGCGGCTGGGTCGCTGCGTCCCCGCTGCGTCACTCCGCGTCGACCGTCCGTACCGACCGGCGGTCGTGCTCTTTGTCGCACTACTATCGCGACGTTTTCTAGTGTGCTGCCAGCCATGTCATCATATTGTCTCGATGTCGAGATGTTTATAAGTGAAGTGAAGAAATACCCAGAAATATGGGACGTAAACAGTGAAGAATACAGGTTTAAATCTAAAAAGCAACAGGCGTGGGCAGAAATAGCCAAGTTATTTATAACTGATTTTGATCATCTGCCCGAAAAGGAAAAATTAGATGTTT ATCGTAAGCTAAATGGAAAATGGCGAAATATCAGAGACTCTTTTGTACGCCACATGAAACGAAAATATGGAAAAAAGGGTTATATTTACGCGAGGCACTTGgaatttttaagaataatatataaagaaaaacaaaatagccAGTCAGGAAGTGATATGGAGGGTGATAACGATAACGAAGAACACAGTGACGACGACgatgaaaataaacttaaagcGATAGGTTTTAAAAGCAGGAAATTAGATATATTGAACGAAGCCAGTTTCTGGGAAAGCGACGCGGACGAGTCTCCATCCACTATAGAAAACTTGAAAAGAAAACGATGTGCAAAACAGGAAAATGACATAGAATATGTGGATACGCCCTTCCCTGACCCCAATGGTACCGGTGCTGGTTTTACTTCCACTATAGAGGACGAAGATCGATCGTTCTTTGAGTCTCTCTTACCGGCAGTTAGGGAATTCAATATGGACCAAAAATTAGAGTTTCGAACTGAAGtgttatgtttaattaaagGTATTAGATCTAAAACATCCCGTagacattatattaaattagaCCCAGTCACAGGTAACTTTGATTAG